The Primulina eburnea isolate SZY01 chromosome 6, ASM2296580v1, whole genome shotgun sequence genome contains a region encoding:
- the LOC140834880 gene encoding probable choline kinase 2 isoform X1, which produces MGSTDKSNNCERKENRIPDEAMMILKSVAAQWDDIADVNALQVIPLKGAMTNEVYQIKWLTNSTLELHPRSRKVLVRIYGEGVDIFFDRENEIRTFEFMSRKGQGPLLLGRFSTGRVEEFIRARTLTASDLRDPEISALIAAKMKEFHNLDMTGSKSIVLWDRLLNWLKDAKRLSSPQEAEAFQLSVMNDEICALKKSLTTAHQLVGFCHNDLQYGNIMMDEETKLITIIDYEYASYNPVAFDLANHFCEMAADYHTETPHILDYNKYPGLKERQTFLCIYLSCSEFCAGHQPSDFEVEQLVEQVEKYTLASHLLWGLWGIISEHVNKIDFDYIEYARQRFRQYWAKKSAALKC; this is translated from the exons ATGGGATCCACGGATAAATCAAACAATTGTGAAAGAAAAGAGAATCGGATTCCGGATGAGGCgatgatgatattgaaatcGGTGGCGGCGCAATGGGACGACATAGCCGACGTGAACGCGCTGCAAGTGATTCCGCTCAAGGGTGCTATGACTAACGAGGTGTACCAGATCAAATGGCTCaccaattcaacacttgaattgcATCCGAGATCCAGGAAAGTTCTGGTCAGAATTTACGGTGAAGGCGTTGACATATTTTTCGATCGTGAGAACGAGATACGCACGTTTGAATTCATGTCCAGGAAAGGACAAGGCCCTCTCTTGCTTGGACGCTTCTCTACTGGACGCGTCGAAGAGTTCATTCGCGCTCGG ACACTTACAGCATCTGATCTGCGTGATCCTGAGATATCTGCTCTCATAGCTGCCAAAATGAAGGAGTTTCATAATCTAGATATGACCGGGTCCAAGAGCATTGTCCTCTGGGATAGATTGCT TAACTGGCTTAAAGATGCCAAACGATTGTCTTCGCCCCAAGAAGCGGAGGCCTTCCAGTTGAGTGTCATGAATGATGAAATATGTGCATTGAAGAAGAGTTTAACTACTGCTCATCAGCTTGTAGGATTCTGCCACAACGACTTGCAATATGGTAACATAATGATGGATGAAGAAACCAaattaattaccataatt GATTATGAATATGCAAGTTACAACCCCGTAGCCTTCGATCTCGCGAATCATTTCTGTGAGATGGCTGCTGACTACCATACAGAAACCCCTCATATTTTGGACTACAATAAATATCCAG GTTTAAAAGAGCGTCAAACATTCTTGTGTATATATCTGAGTTGCTCAG AGTTTTGTGCAGGCCATCAACCTAGTGACTTTGAGGTTGAGCAGTTAGTAGAGCAAGTGGAGAAATATACTCTTGCAAGCCATCTTCTCTGGGGCTTATGGGGCATAATCTCG GAACATGTTAACAAAATAGATTTCGACTATATTGAGTATGCAAGACAAAGGTTTCGACAGTACTGGGCGAAGAAATCTGCAGCACTGAAATGTTGA
- the LOC140834880 gene encoding probable choline kinase 2 isoform X2: MGSTDKSNNCERKENRIPDEAMMILKSVAAQWDDIADVNALQVIPLKGAMTNEVYQIKWLTNSTLELHPRSRKVLVRIYGEGVDIFFDRENEIRTFEFMSRKGQGPLLLGRFSTGRVEEFIRARTLTASDLRDPEISALIAAKMKEFHNLDMTGSKSIVLWDRLLNWLKDAKRLSSPQEAEAFQLSVMNDEICALKKSLTTAHQLVGFCHNDLQYGNIMMDEETKLITIIDYEYASYNPVAFDLANHFCEMAADYHTETPHILDYNKYPGLKERQTFLCIYLSCSGHQPSDFEVEQLVEQVEKYTLASHLLWGLWGIISEHVNKIDFDYIEYARQRFRQYWAKKSAALKC; encoded by the exons ATGGGATCCACGGATAAATCAAACAATTGTGAAAGAAAAGAGAATCGGATTCCGGATGAGGCgatgatgatattgaaatcGGTGGCGGCGCAATGGGACGACATAGCCGACGTGAACGCGCTGCAAGTGATTCCGCTCAAGGGTGCTATGACTAACGAGGTGTACCAGATCAAATGGCTCaccaattcaacacttgaattgcATCCGAGATCCAGGAAAGTTCTGGTCAGAATTTACGGTGAAGGCGTTGACATATTTTTCGATCGTGAGAACGAGATACGCACGTTTGAATTCATGTCCAGGAAAGGACAAGGCCCTCTCTTGCTTGGACGCTTCTCTACTGGACGCGTCGAAGAGTTCATTCGCGCTCGG ACACTTACAGCATCTGATCTGCGTGATCCTGAGATATCTGCTCTCATAGCTGCCAAAATGAAGGAGTTTCATAATCTAGATATGACCGGGTCCAAGAGCATTGTCCTCTGGGATAGATTGCT TAACTGGCTTAAAGATGCCAAACGATTGTCTTCGCCCCAAGAAGCGGAGGCCTTCCAGTTGAGTGTCATGAATGATGAAATATGTGCATTGAAGAAGAGTTTAACTACTGCTCATCAGCTTGTAGGATTCTGCCACAACGACTTGCAATATGGTAACATAATGATGGATGAAGAAACCAaattaattaccataatt GATTATGAATATGCAAGTTACAACCCCGTAGCCTTCGATCTCGCGAATCATTTCTGTGAGATGGCTGCTGACTACCATACAGAAACCCCTCATATTTTGGACTACAATAAATATCCAG GTTTAAAAGAGCGTCAAACATTCTTGTGTATATATCTGAGTTGCTCAG GCCATCAACCTAGTGACTTTGAGGTTGAGCAGTTAGTAGAGCAAGTGGAGAAATATACTCTTGCAAGCCATCTTCTCTGGGGCTTATGGGGCATAATCTCG GAACATGTTAACAAAATAGATTTCGACTATATTGAGTATGCAAGACAAAGGTTTCGACAGTACTGGGCGAAGAAATCTGCAGCACTGAAATGTTGA
- the LOC140834881 gene encoding uncharacterized protein, translating to MDLSIGDTNNVMIRDHRKGNWTLQETMVLIEAKKMDDERRMKRSGDGGERGKPAESRWKWVEDYCLEKGCLRSQNQCNDKWDNLMRDFKRVREYERRLAEKSGGEDEENSYWGMDKNQRKENNLPHNMLPQTYEALVEVVERKGPRAAAAMSGCGAGGSNALMLLTAVEKSTSHIFRRAASTLPPSMEHPIIQLVPPIPPPVQRSAEPPTFPFSQPLPSVDPDRSEYSDSPAKRRKTGATGGEEGSGGYDSTLQEVGTAISKSATMIAEAIQACEEREEKRHKKVVSLHERRLQIEESKVETNRQCINGLVDAINKLANSILALAASYHKTQQNTSK from the exons ATGGATCTGTCGATAGGTGACACTAATAATGTGATGATCAGGGACCATAGAAAAGGGAACTGGACGCTTCAAGAAACAATGGTTCTAATTGAAGCGAAGAAGATGGATGATGAGAGGAGGATGAAGAGGTCGGGGGACGGTGGCGAGAGGGGCAAACCGGCGGAGTCGAGGTGGAAATGGGTGGAGGATTATTGTTTGGAAAAGGGTTGTTTGAGGAGCCAAAACCAGTGCAATGACAAGTGGGATAATTTGATGAGAGATTTCAAAAGGGTTCGAGAGTACGAAAGGAGATTAGCGGAGAAATCAGGGGGAGAAGATGAAGAAAATTCTTATTGGGGGATGGACAAGAACCAGAGGAAAGAAAACAACCTGCCTCACAATATGTTGCCGCAGACATACGAGGCattggtggaggtggtggagagGAAAGGTCCAAGGGCGGCGGCGGCCATGAGTGGTTGTGGTGCAGGCGGTTCAAATGCCCTTATGCTGCTCACAGCCGTGGAAAAATCTACTTCTCATATTTTTCGTCGGGCAGCCTCAACACTTCCCCCTTCAATGGAACACCCCATTATTCAGCTGGTTCCACCGATCCCTCCACCGGTACAAAGATCAGCGGAGCCTCCAACGTTTCCCTTTTCTCAGCCGTTACCTTCAGTGG ATCCCGACAGAAGCGAGTATTCGGACTCACCGGCAAAGAGAAGGAAGACAGGAGCCACCGGAGGAGAGGAAGGAAGCGGCGGCTATGATAGCACATTACAAGAAGTGGGCACCGCGATATCAAAGAGCGCTACAATGATAGCAGAAGCAATCCAGGCCTGTGAGGAGAGAGAAGAGAAAAGACACAAAAAAGTAGTGAGTTTGCATGAAAGAAGGCTGCAAATTGAGGAGTCAAAGGTTGAAACGAACAGGCAATGCATTAATGGTCTGGTGGATGCCATCAACAAACTCGCAAATTCCATACTTGCTTTGGCTGCTTCTTACCACAAAACCCAACAAAACACCTCTAAATAA
- the LOC140834882 gene encoding peptidyl-prolyl cis-trans isomerase FKBP17-1, chloroplastic isoform X1, protein MSIHLRLSPILPSPFSITRLPSYHTCALPTTRRKALSLFTFTSIFTGLGFSDPNHASSNPTISDFVELPDSGGVKALDLRVGEGGDTPVDGDKVAIHYYGRLAAKQGWRFDSTYDHKDENGEPVPFVFVLGSGKVISGVESAVRSMRVGGIRRIVIPPSQGYQNMSQEPIPPNVCDLWSYSFFDRQRLFTTIFNPTRLANGEGSTLGTLIFDIELVSLRR, encoded by the exons ATGTCCATTCACTTGCGACTCTCGCCTATTTTGCCCTCACCGTTTTCCATCACTCGGCTTCCTTCCTATCACACATGTGCGTTGCCCACTACCAGAAGGAAAGCTCTCTCGCTGTTTACATTCACCTCCATTTTCACCGGACTGGGCTTCTCGGATCCTAATCACGCCTCCTCCAATCCCACCATTTCAGATTTTGTGGAGCTTCCCGACTCTGGCGGTGTCAAGGCTCTGGACCTTCGAGTTGGCGAAGGTGGGGATACTCCAGTTGATGGCGATAAG GTAGCAATTCATTATTATGGAAGATTGGCGGCAAAGCAGGGATGGCGCTTCGACTCGACCTATGATCATAAGGATGAAAATGGAGAACCTGTTCCTTTTGTATTCGTCCTTGGTTCCGGAAAA GTTATATCTGGAGTGGAATCAGCTGTAAGATCAATGAGAGTTGGTGGCATTCGCAGAATCGTTATTCCACCATCTCAAGGATATCAAAACATGTCTCAAGAACCGATTCCACCGAATGTCTGTGATCTCTGGAGTTATTCC TTTTTTGACAGACAGAGGTTATTTACCACGATCTTCAATCCAACACGCCTGGCCAATGGAGAAGGctcaactttaggaacactCATATTTGATATTGAGCTGGTCAGCCTCAGACGTTGA
- the LOC140834882 gene encoding peptidyl-prolyl cis-trans isomerase FKBP17-1, chloroplastic isoform X2 — translation MSIHLRLSPILPSPFSITRLPSYHTCALPTTRRKALSLFTFTSIFTGLGFSDPNHASSNPTISDFVELPDSGGVKALDLRVGEGGDTPVDGDKVAIHYYGRLAAKQGWRFDSTYDHKDENGEPVPFVFVLGSGKVISGVESAVRSMRVGGIRRIVIPPSQGYQNMSQEPIPPNFFDRQRLFTTIFNPTRLANGEGSTLGTLIFDIELVSLRR, via the exons ATGTCCATTCACTTGCGACTCTCGCCTATTTTGCCCTCACCGTTTTCCATCACTCGGCTTCCTTCCTATCACACATGTGCGTTGCCCACTACCAGAAGGAAAGCTCTCTCGCTGTTTACATTCACCTCCATTTTCACCGGACTGGGCTTCTCGGATCCTAATCACGCCTCCTCCAATCCCACCATTTCAGATTTTGTGGAGCTTCCCGACTCTGGCGGTGTCAAGGCTCTGGACCTTCGAGTTGGCGAAGGTGGGGATACTCCAGTTGATGGCGATAAG GTAGCAATTCATTATTATGGAAGATTGGCGGCAAAGCAGGGATGGCGCTTCGACTCGACCTATGATCATAAGGATGAAAATGGAGAACCTGTTCCTTTTGTATTCGTCCTTGGTTCCGGAAAA GTTATATCTGGAGTGGAATCAGCTGTAAGATCAATGAGAGTTGGTGGCATTCGCAGAATCGTTATTCCACCATCTCAAGGATATCAAAACATGTCTCAAGAACCGATTCCACCGAAT TTTTTTGACAGACAGAGGTTATTTACCACGATCTTCAATCCAACACGCCTGGCCAATGGAGAAGGctcaactttaggaacactCATATTTGATATTGAGCTGGTCAGCCTCAGACGTTGA
- the LOC140834883 gene encoding protein PHLOEM PROTEIN 2-LIKE A9-like codes for MTSNNPHHIGNPRLTYKENPSAGKMIIRPQDLNIVWGKDDRYWNIGNGDMAAELYQVSWLEVTGCVDQTNPNRDYEVGFEVSLAPDAFGWGASPLYLMVKRGKDGKFAWTKFQVNPDETQRFKISGKLMRADKSSPDDKKLYFGLYEVWSGKWKGGLRIHNAYVKEI; via the exons ATGACTTCCAATAACCCACACCACATAGGAAACCCTCGATTAACATACAAAGAG AATCCTAGTGCCGGGAAGATGATCATTCGACCCCAAGATCTTAATATTGTTTGGGGTAAAGATGACCGATACTGGAATATAGGAAACGG GGACATGGCTGCAGAGTTATATCAAGTGAGTTGGCTGGAGGTTACGGGTTGTGTGGACCAAACAAATCCGAATAGGGATTATGAAGTGGGGTTCGAAGTATCCTTAGCGCCGGATGCCTTTGGCTGGGGTGCCTCTCCTCTCTACCTTATGGTTAAGAGAGGGAAAGATGGTAAATTTGCATGGACAAAATTTCAAGTCAACCCCGACGAGACCCAGAGGTTCAAGATTTCTGGGAAATTGATGCGTGCAGATAAATCTTCTCCCGATGATAAAAAGCTTTACTTTGGCTTGTATGAAGTATGGAGTGGAAAGTGGAAGGGTGGCCTCAGAATTCACAATGCTTATGTCAAAGAGATATGA
- the LOC140834885 gene encoding lectin-like — translation MGAGSSQEKDEASHPNKDTTNPPITYNTDGKATSSATTQVPLPHNWEGILKDGGSPTEKSSTNTQQLHDQLYAGIFLNQNRKKYWVDKETNNNCFMLFARDLSITWAEDNRFWNWPLVPESSNVTIAAAELLDVCWLEVHGRFQIASLSPGTTYEVIFIVKLNEPVYGWEVPVNLRLTLPDGSRQEHKENLMEKPRGRWIQIPAGEVRASAEKVGEMEFSLYEYEGGQWKRGLLIKGVSIQPKA, via the exons ATGGGGGCAGGGTCATCACAAGAAAAAGATGAGGCTTCACACCCAAACAAAGATACAACAAACCCACCCATTACATATAACACAGATGGTAAAGCTACTAGCTCTGCTACAACACAAGTTCCACTGCCTCATAACTGGGAAGGTATATTAAAAGATGGCGGCTCACCaactgaaaaatcatcaacaaacACGCAGCAGCTGCATGATCAGCTTTATGCAGGCATATTCTTGAATCAAAACAGGAAG AAATACTGGGTTGACAAGGAGACTAATAACAACTGCTTCATGTTGTTTGCACGAGATCTCTCAATAACGTGGGCAGAAGATAATCGCTTCTGGAACTGGCCCTTGGTCCCAGAGTCCAG TAATGTGACTATTGCGGCTGCCGAACTGCTTGACGTCTGCTGGCTAGAGGTACATGGAAGATTTCAGATTGCTAGCCTTTCACCGGGAACTACATATGAAGTTATTTTCATAGTGAAGCTAAATGAACCTGTTTATGGATGGGAAGTTCCGGTGAATCTTAGACTCACTTTACCAGATGGAAGCAGACAAGAACACAAAGAAAATCTTATGGAAAAGCCAAGAGGGCGATGGATACAAATCCCAGCAGGAGAAGTGAGAGCCTCTGCCGAGAAGGTGGGAGAAATGGAATTTTCTCTATATGAATACGAAGGTGGACAATGGAAGAGAGGGCTATTAATAAAAGGAGTTAGCATCCAGCCAAAGGCATGA